CCGATCGTTCCTTGACCGATTCCGTCCCGGCCCATAGAAAGTTGCACATAGACTGTCATACGGCGCCCGTCACTTGAAATAGTGCGTTCGGTAACCTCTTTCTCCGTAACGATGTTCGGGATTCCGCGGGATACCGTCGCTTTGTCATCATTCTCAAACGAGCTCGATCTAAATTGCCCTGTTCGAGAATCTGCGCATCTGCAACAAGAAATACCTGAGCGCCCGATTCGAAATTAGGCAACCCTTCCTCAATTGCCATTACATTCATTTCTTTTGGTCCATCAATTCCGTCATCTTTGCCGCAACCTTCGATTTGATGTCGATGATACTCGCAGGCGAATGCCTTCTTGTTGGTGTGTCACGCCAGATGCGTAGCTTTTCATAATTGGTCTCATCGCTCCAAATCTCACCGTCAGCGAAAACCACCTTTGTTACCATAAATACTTTGAAATTTGGAAAACGGCACAAGTTGGTCTTGGAGTCGCCGTCAGGCATGTCGCTGAAGGGTCGGATTTTGACTGCCGTCAAATCGTCGCTCGGGATCGCTTCACCCGGATAGATCTCTGCGCCTGGTCTGACCGTGATCGGAGAAGTTGTTTCGTTGTCCCCGAACCATTCAAAGTCCATAACAACTACTTGGACTAAACCGTGCTCAGAAACGTTGTTTAACGTGTAAATGGATGATATTCCGCCATCCTGAGGAACCAGCGACTTTCCATTCGTTAGTTGGGCCGGACTTGAAGGGTTCGAGATCAATAACAGCGAATAACATTCTTCCGGTGCTTCAAATGCAACATCTGACTGACCAGAACTCACGAATGCAAACGATGCGATTACCAGACACATTCCAAAAAGTACTCTCATATTCTTCTCCGCAATTCTCAGAAATTAAACTTCTTCTCAGGTTTAGGCTGCCGAACGCCAGGAATTGCATTCTGTTTGACCGTGAACAATAATGTCACAGTCTCCTTGAGGTTCCTTGGCACATTAAGTGCCCCATTTGGCCCGAAAATCCGATTGCTCTGGCCGTAGACGGTTATCACAAAGGGGTTGTTCTTCTTGAAATCCGGCGCAAGCAGTTCAACCGCGAACGTCAGAGTCGCGGACTTTCCATCCCCGCCGATATCAAACACCTGATTTCTTAAATTCCCTTTCGAATCCTTACCTAAAAGGACTGTATCCACCAAGTCCCATCTTCGGCCAGACGGAGCGCCCGGGCCTTCCGGGGTGGTTACGCCTAGCGACTCGACTCTCGACAGATTCCGGACTTCGACGCCAGAAACATTGGACTCCGCGAGCATCTCTCCATCGCCGTCGACTACAAAAAGTTGCGCGGATGAGAATGGTCTTGTTGCCTCTAAACGAAGGAATCTCTATAGTTCTCTTCTCTTCCGTTTCGTAGTCAGCGATATTGACAGTAGAATCCGGTGCGTCACCGGTATGGGGATTGCCATTGACAAAAACCTCTATTTTGCTCAAACGAATCTTCGGATCGCTAAGAAGCAAATTCGTAGTCGCCGTTGCGGAAGATCCCCAAGCAAGCACTGTCCCTGGGATCCGCAAAGCCCAACTGTCAACGTTTACGCACCATCCACAGAACAATGAAAAACCGCCCCAAACGATGCTGTCAATCGCGCCTCCTCCCCCCGGTCCCGAATAACTGTTTGCGCACCAGCTTCCGCATGCCCCGGCTGATGTCAGCGGAAGCAGGCCGAGCGGGTCGGTGAATTTGTGCGGGGAATTGAGAACGTAGGAATAGCGGTTGAACGACTGCGGGTCGCGGATCGTCGCGCTGGCGGTCAGGGGATCGACCGACGTGAACCGGCCGTGGGCGGTGTTGTAGTATCTTGCCTGCGCGTATTCGAGGCCCGATTCGTTGTCTTTCTGATAGCCGGTGTAATCCTGCCGCAGTTCGTCCGTGCTCGTGTACCCGAGGCCGCCCGCCCGCTGGGCGGTGAGCGTCTCGTCGCCGAACGCAGCGAAGTCCTGCCGCTTCGTGACCGCGCCGTTCTCGTTCGTGATCAGGCGCGGGCTTCCCAAGTGATCGGTTGTCAAATAGCTTACCTGCTGCGTCTCGGCCAGCGCCGTCGAATACTCGGCGAGAAGCCTTGATGCTCCATCATAGACGAAAACGGTCGTCTCGGTCGATGAGATCTTCTTCACGCGGCGGCCCTCGCCGTCGTAAGAATAAGTCGCGTCGGGCGTCGTTCCGTTGTTGCCGTTGACGTAAAACTCTTTCTGTCGGTTTTCCTGATCGTAGCCGAACCTTTCGCCGGCGGCGTTCTGCGTCAGATTTCCGTCGGCATCGTATGTATACCCGCTCGACGAGATGCGGTTCGTCGCGGTCGAGAATGTCGGATTGCAGATGGCCGAAGTGCAATTTGCCGGGGCCGTGGTGTTCGCGGCGTCGATCCGTCTGTTGCCGTACCGATCGAATGTGAAAGTCTGCTTCCAGGTTTCCGTGCTCGAGATCGTCTCTTTTGCCGATTCAAGCCGGTTCAGTCCGTCGTAGAAATACTGCTGGTCGGCGGTAAAGCCCGACGTGCCCCCGACCGTCGGGACCGTGATCTTCTGCTGCGCCATCGAGCCATTGTTCTTGTCCGTGTTGAGCGTTCCGCTTTCCCATTTGCCGTATCCGAATTCAAGTTTCAGAATGTCAATGTTCTCGGTCGAATCGGTCGTGCCGAGCCCGATCTTCTCGACCTGTTGGCGGTTGTTGTAGGAATAGGTTTCCCAGCGGCCGTTCCCGAGACGCAACTTGCTGATCGCGCCGTTCGTGTCGTAGCTGAATCCGAAGGCATAGGCAAAGTACCCGAAGTCCGGGTTCTTTTTGCTCTGCACCATCGATAGCTCGCCGTCCTGGTTCACGGTATTTTTGATGACGCGAAGCGACGGATAGGTTTCCTTTGGGATTGCGGATTTGGGATTTTGGATTTGCTCAACCCGTAGGAGTTACGCGTTCACGCGTGACGTCCCGATAAGTGATCGAACACATGTCGCTTCCTGCGAACGTTTTGATCACGGCCAATCCAAAATCCAAAATCCAAAATCCAAAATCCAAAATCGCGATGTCCTTCTCGAACGCCTTCAGTACCGAGTCCGACAGGAACTTGAACCTGATCTCGGATTCTTCGCTTTTGTGGTCTTTATGCAAAATGCTCATCGGATTTCGACTCCGATGAGCATTCTAGAATTGCTTACGCACTAATTGTTTTGGGGACGGCAAATTCCTTCAGATGTCGATCCTCGCGTGATGTCCTAAACCTGTGCCGCTAACTTCTTCTCCGGCTTCGACCTTTGACACCTTTCGCTTCATCTTCGAAACATTCGAGAAACTTCTTTTTCTGTGCTCGCTCGCGCGGGGCAGCGTTCCGGCCTGCTTCGCGAGCAACCTTTCGATCTTTCTCAGCCTGAAAAATCGTGAAATCCAGCGTAAAGTCCTCGCCACCAGTATCGACGGCCGAAGGTTCAGTACATCACCGCAAACAGATTCCGGGTTAGTTCCTTTAGCGACCTGAACCGGAGTCAATCAGGTCATCAACTTCAGCGGCCGCTTCCGGTAATCCAGCTGATCTCAGAAGCCCTGCACAGTCGCGCAACTGCTCGTTCACCGTTTTGATATCATTACCCGGTCGGCCAATGTATAGTTTGAGTTCTTTGGACGCTGCCACGGCTTTTTCAGGATGCCGCATCGCGTAGGCGTACAGGAACAACAGATGACCGTATGCATTGTCCATCCAAGAGCATCTGCTATTGTTACGACAGATCTCAATCGCTTCCAGATACTCCTTTTCAGCGAGATCGAAGCGTTTCGTCACCAAATAGATCTCTCCGAGACTAAGATGCTCTGGGATCATGCCATCTTCATAACCGGTTTCGGTCGCGATCGCCAGAGCGTTTCTTGTTTCTTGCTCGGCTGTCGCGTAATCTCCGGCAAGAATGGCCCGGTCAGCATTTTCGCGATGCTGGCGGATTCGTTCGATATCGAACGAGTCAGGCCCTGCGGCGCAAGCTCCAACAGCAAGCGTAAGCAATGTAAGAATCAAGATTCTCAATAACCAAATTGGGTGGCTTCGGTCTCGCATATCTTTTTATCCTCGTCAGTGACTGTTTCGGCTTCGGCTCTACTCTGCAAATAGTCCGAACGGCCGGTTGTTCCTTCCCTTAATGCCCGTAGCAACAGCATATTCCCCGATCCGATTGGTCCAAGCGCCAGTGGGTTGGTCATCCCCAGAAACGCGCTGACCGCCGCGGCGTTTTTGTTCCTCTGGTACTTTTCAGGCGTAAAGTCCCGAATATGGCCTGTAATATTGTATGTATTCATACTCCACATTAGATCGATTTCCATATTGTTCTGTCGATTTGTGTCAAGATTTTTGACTCTCGCATCGACACGCTTTTTGAGGCACTCGTCGACGAAATTCTCCCGCGGGGTCTTTACCAGTGGCCGCCGGTTAAGCGTTATTGGATTTGGAAGGGAATTCTGGAGCGAATTCCCGTAATCAATATAGCTGTCGCCAGCGTTGATTGTAACTGTGCCAACCACTTTCTCCCACTTACAAACGAGCCAATAGCCCCCAGGCTCATAGTGCTCTCCATCATTCGGTCCTCCGTTGTAAACATAGTGCCACCAACTACATACGTAGGCCATCTTTAACCCAGTAGGATCAACGAAGTCCGTTGGATGGCTTTCTACATAAGAATACCGGTTCCAGCTTTGCGGGTTGCCGACCGATGACGAGCCGTTGTAGGGATCCGGCGATGTCCATCTTCCGGCACTTGGCGCCGCCCTCGTCTTGCGGGACGGTCCCGCCGTATTCGGCGACGAGTTTCCCGAAAGCGTCACGAATTGCCAAACATCATTGGCCTTCTCGGCCACCCTGTTCCCGAGCGCGTCGTAAACCGAAACCGTAGTCGGCGAATTTCATCGCTTCCAAAACTCGATCCCGCTAACCACGTCTGCTTGGTAAATCTCCATTTCCGGATGATCCCGGACCAGTTCCAGGAACTTCACTATCACCTGCCGCTGCTCTTCGGTGAACAGTTTCTTCCTTTCCGTCGCCCGTCCTTTATCTGCGGATCATCCAATTCCAGGGACAAGGCGTAAATCGAAAACTCAACCGCTCCTTCAAACGGCTCAAAATGATTCAGCGAGTACACCAGGTATGCCGGTAGATAGTAATGAAATCCGACCGGAGTAAACAGGGACATACTCGCGAAGTAAGCATCAATCAGGTCCGGATCCGCCGACCACCAGGCAACGCCGGCAAAATCATTGCGGATTGCGATGCATTCGTCACTTGGATGGTTCGTCGGTTCTATCGGCTCCGATTTTGGAAAAACCCGATCAATCCGCTCAAGCAAAGCGGATATTTTGTTCGCCAACGAATCTCGATTCTCTACATCAGGCATCTGGAAATCCTCCACCTCCACCACCGGGGACCGCCTCAAGTGCTTTCTTTATTACTCAGGACTGCACAAAATGCAGATTATCGGCGTAGGCCGCACATCACCTCAGTAACCCGTCGGCAAATGCATTCCATTCGGCAAAGTTCCGGAACTTCCCAAATTCCTCCGCTTCAGAAGTTAATTGGCGGGACTTCCGAAGCAAGATCCGCTCGCTCGCTGCCGTATACTTCGGGCATTCTTCTTCGATTGGTGAAAAGGTGCCTTCGAGCTTCGAATTCGAGAGCTTTCCTTCGAATCTGACTTCCGGACACAACCCCCTTCTAATGACGGTCGTAAAGCGCAAACTCTCCGTCTTCGGATTGAATTCTGCGTTCTCCAGACGAGCAACCGGGCCGTCGCCGATCGCCCGTGGCGTACCATCTCCGAACATAAGTCCGAAGTATTTGTCGCCCTGCCTCCAGATCTCAATGGTGTACCCCCACTGATGTTCTCGATTTTGTTGAACATTTGTGTAGACGCCGACAATTGTTAATGGCGGCTCGGACACCCGCTCCGTTGGCGTCGGCGTCGGTGAAATGGCGGGGGCAAAGTTCTCTGTCGACACTAAGGTCGTGTTCGAACAGCTGACAAGCCAAACTAGTAATCCAAAACAAATCGCAACTCGCATTCTTAGCCTCCATTGGACCGGTACCACTATTTCAAGAAAAAGTGAGTTTCCTCGCCCCTGATCCCAATCAATCTTCCCAATCCGCAGTCTTTTGCCCACGCTGAGATCTGACCCTGCGACGCTCCTTGAATGCTCATGTCAAACCCGGTTCCGCTCGAATGATGGCTGTTCGTTTGGGCGACTATTCCACCAAGGCTATGATTTCTCTTTTGTGCGTCGAGAGTCTGGCGCAGGGAATCGCACTCTTTCCCGTAACGCTTCCGGTTTATGAGTTGTTTTCGTTTCGAATAGATCTCATACAGGTGATCCTGATAAGGCTGCGGTCGGTACGCCGACTCAACCTTGAATGCTCTTGCAGTATTGGTCCCTTGCGTACGCGGGTCGCCGGGAGGCGTGAATCTCAGTTCAGGAACGACCTTTTCTTGCAAACATCTCATTGCGTTTCTTGTTTCCGTCGTTAGTCCGGAAATGTTGACTCTCTTACTTATGTCTGTATCCATCGCATTCGCTTCAGGATCTTTTATAGTGCTCAATGGCGCAACACCGCATTTCTTGGGTTGGTTCTCTCCACCACCGCCCCCTCCTTCACCGATATGGCCGCCATTGCGAACTGGAGAAACTCCAAAGAAAATCCACCACCACGATGAGATCGTATATCCCCAGGTATGGGTCTCAACTCTAATTGGTGGCCCGGGTTCATCTGGGATATCTTCTAATCCACTCGGGTCGACGTAATTCGTCGGCTGGCTTTCGACATACGATTATCGGTTCCAGCTTTGCGGGTTGCCGACCGAGGCCGAGCCGTTGTATGGGTCGGGCGATGTCCAGCGTCCGGCGCGGTTTTCGTTTTTGCGGAACCAGGTGTGGTTGAGATCGGTCGCCGGGTCGTTCTCGATCCAGATCTTTGCAGTCGCTGATTCATATGCGCGCACTCAAAATCCAGCATCCAAAACGATTTAGTCAGCCGGCGGATCTCGTCGCAGTATGATTCCCAGCCCCATCACCAAGAGGGAGATGCCCTGCACCACCAAAAGCAACCTGAGCAACAACATCAAAAGACTTCGGAGGCCGATCGTGAATTCGTCAAATGTCAGAATAGTGAACGCGATTATGGAAAACGACGCGACAAAAATTCTCAACGGCTTGCCCTTCAACCATTCTGGTAGTTTGTCCTCCGATATTAGGTACCGATCGTTCACGTGTCCAATCGCTTCGAGAATAGGGCCTAATTTCATAACGTTGTTAGAGAGTATTGAATTCCAAATATGTCGAATCACAGAGCTCGACTCAAGGTCCGCCTCCTTTAGTCAACGTACTTCCCAAGTCTTCGTCGGCGACTTTCAGGGCGCGGACCGATCCCTTCCAGTCCTGCAGATTGAACTTGACCCCGCCCGCGTCCTGCTGATCGAGCCCGTCGATCAACATCCCAACATTTTCGCGACCCGTATCCGCAATGCGATCTTGTCGAACGAGTCTCTTGCTTTTGATCTGATGTCACCTCGCTTTCGACGCGCCCCAAAAAAGCAGGGATAAAAACAAAAGGACTGAGCCTCGTCCAAAATACGACCAAGGATCTGTCGTTTGCATCAAAATCAGCGCAGCGAACTGCACTATTGAGCCAACAAGTGCCCCAACTGAGCACATCCGAAGCAATTTCTCTCCAAAACTAGCTCCGCTCGTTGTTGATTGCGGTTTGATTTTACTGTCACCGGTTTCCATTTCTCTCTCCATCGTCCGTAAGCGGGGCCCTCACACCGTTTCGTGGCACGCTGTCCAAAGCGAATCGCGGCAGAGAGGTTGGCCGAATCCAGCTTCCTTCACGCCGTTACGTTCGGTTATTTGATTTCCTTCCCAAAACCGATGCCTCTGAGTTCCTTCTCTAGATTAACCAAGACGTCGAAGCGCGTGGAGATCAGGGTAATCACATATTCTCACTTTCTCAACAGGACAAAATGATCCGGAAATTTCGATCGGTATGCAAGGACTTTGTCCCAAGCCCGTTCGGTTTTCAACTGAACACGGGTGAATTCAGGTCTTGTCCCCAAATACAGCAGATCGTCCGCATCCTTCTTGATTCTCGTTCGGCTTACTTTAGAACTGGAATATCGCTCTATGGAAACATATAGATCGATATTGTCGACAAGCTTGAACTCAAATCTACAATCGGACGAGAATCTATCATTGCGATCCGTCTTTTCAATGTTAAACGCTTGACGGGTCAAATTTTCAATGTCATCGCACAGACTTTCCTGAATTGTTAGTATTCAACGATCGCGGAGTGCCAAAATCATAAATCGGTTGGGCTATTTGCACGCGAACCACTCCTCGTTGAATTCGCGACTTAGTATCTCAATAATTTGCTTAACGTTTCGCCCCTCGGCTACGTCGGAGTAGCACGGTGCATTGTAGCTGTACGTTCGTTGTTGGTCGCCGTTGAGAATGTCAACAATAACCAATTCTGAATCTTCGAATGGCTCTACAACACCGACTTCAGAATCGTCCGGAAGGATGAGTATTTGCCGCTCGATCAATTTACTCCATAGCGCGTCAAAACCTGAAGCCGGCGAGGGTAAAACCACCACGGAAGGTCTTGAATTCTTGGGCGAAATCGGAATGGTTATCAGCGATGCCTTCCATCCAACCGGGCTCTTGACGATAACGATTCCTTTTGTCCCACGCATTCCCCAGCCCTTCCAAATTCGGACCTCGAGCTCGCCTTCCGGGAGTGAATGGGAGCGCAAGGGTTTGATGCCAGATCGTCCCAACGTCTCGTCCAAATCTCGCATTAACTCCTTATGTCCTTCGACCTTTTCAGACATCTGAACGGTTTTCGGGCCAGGTCTTTCTTTCGTTTCGATATTCGCCGTCTCGGTTGGTGCGCACGCAATGCAAGAAAGGACAAATAACGAGGCACCAGCGTTGGACAAAATGTATAACAAGCGAACCGCTTGGTCTTTCAAAAGCATATGACTCCTTCACAAATAACGAATCGATCAATCAGCCGAATCGCTCCTTCTCAGGATTGCTCCAACAACCAGCACTGATTTTGCTGTAATTCCCCTTCACCGGTCCGTTTTTGTTGTAGATCAACACGTCCGTATCTTTCGGGCCAAATTTGAGAATTCCAAATGGCGGACCGTCGCTGTTGTTCATTACTCCATAATCACCTGAGAGTGCGCTGCCCGGAACCCCACTTGGTGAGCCGGTCCCGCTGGGATGTGTATGAATTGTCGCT
The DNA window shown above is from Acidobacteriota bacterium and carries:
- a CDS encoding RHS repeat-associated core domain-containing protein, with product MVQSKKNPDFGYFAYAFGFSYDTNGAISKLRLGNGRWETYSYNNRQQVEKIGLGTTDSTENIDILKLEFGYGKWESGTLNTDKNNGSMAQQKITVPTVGGTSGFTADQQYFYDGLNRLESAKETISSTETWKQTFTFDRYGNRRIDAANTTAPANCTSAICNPTFSTATNRISSSGYTYDADGNLTQNAAGERFGYDQENRQKEFYVNGNNGTTPDATYSYDGEGRRVKKISSTETTVFVYDGASRLLAEYSTALAETQQVSYLTTDHLGSPRLITNENGAVTKRQDFAAFGDETLTAQRAGGLGYTSTDELRQDYTGYQKDNESGLEYAQARYYNTAHGRFTSVDPLTASATIRDPQSFNRYSYVLNSPHKFTDPLGLLPLTSAGACGSWCANSYSGPGGGGAIDSIVWGGFSLFCGWCVNVDSWALRIPGTVLAWGSSATATTNLLLSDPKIRLSKIEVFVNGNPHTGDAPDSTVNIADYETEEKRTIEIPSFRGNKTILIRATFCSRRRWRDARGVQCFWRRSPESVESRVARRNHPGRPGRSVWPKMGLGGYSPFR